The following coding sequences are from one Candidatus Nitrohelix vancouverensis window:
- a CDS encoding tetratricopeptide repeat protein: MENEAQAHATGSSRIFLLALFLLVVGVYANTWNAPFNYDDFNVVFDKVENQGEVYTEPFPLRYRHVFYLTFWLNYQADGTNPQGYHLVNTLIHALASIVVFFLTRLAIGKGTLLGLGAAQTIAALAAILFALHPLNTEAVAYISGRGNSLSGLFCFLSVLCIAKANLRSSRRQTLWACYFLSFVFFVSAMLSKETAIFLPIGIFIFDVAFMRGPNWRPFRERLIWVYAPVPLLGFLALTASPELAEFIAKWSKQMDPAYALRQIPVIGYAFKLLLLPINLSFDHAFPETWFARSYQWSLLLIVLIASAWITTRAQITERPHLKIIPFGIAWILLAMAPTHSFLPRLDLLSERNLYTAGFGASLVLATLLYLCGAAFERMFANRGRALRWAFLLTLPILFSALTVERNLVYRSQASLWQDVLDKAPGKPRALHNLGHFYLKQDDYENAYVVFNKLSIAKTTPFYLSQARANLGLIYQSRQDINRARQEFEKAIDLDPTNPLSYYNLGTQYANQQQYSPALDYFLKAEERYRNYRWGYAPPSHLPLYIADVRFHLQHWQLADQLLIEFQKKYPEDSQSHNLRARIHIALGNDAIARRFIAQLNKTPALQLELFNELGLHFIKSEQFDEAAKAFKDALRIDSKDFAANYNLGKLLSRPENQGKFKEQARNYLEQARAVNSIPEMDATLDHLLKNLAQ; encoded by the coding sequence ATGGAAAATGAAGCGCAAGCTCATGCGACAGGCTCTTCCCGGATTTTTCTGCTTGCTCTGTTTTTATTAGTCGTCGGCGTTTACGCCAACACCTGGAACGCCCCCTTCAATTATGACGACTTCAACGTCGTCTTCGATAAAGTAGAAAACCAGGGTGAAGTCTATACAGAACCCTTCCCTCTGCGTTATCGACATGTTTTCTATCTGACCTTCTGGCTCAACTACCAGGCCGACGGAACCAACCCGCAAGGTTACCATTTAGTCAACACGCTCATTCACGCACTCGCCTCGATCGTCGTATTTTTTCTGACGCGGCTCGCTATCGGCAAAGGAACGCTTCTCGGGCTAGGCGCGGCGCAAACCATCGCCGCTTTGGCGGCGATCCTGTTCGCGCTCCACCCTCTCAACACCGAAGCGGTCGCATACATTTCCGGACGCGGCAACAGTCTGTCCGGTCTCTTCTGCTTTCTGAGCGTCCTGTGTATTGCCAAAGCCAACCTGCGAAGCTCGCGCCGGCAAACCCTGTGGGCCTGTTATTTTTTATCTTTCGTCTTTTTTGTTTCAGCGATGCTGTCCAAGGAAACCGCCATTTTCCTGCCTATCGGCATTTTCATTTTCGACGTCGCATTCATGCGCGGACCGAACTGGAGACCGTTTAGAGAGAGACTGATCTGGGTCTACGCGCCCGTCCCTCTGCTCGGGTTTCTGGCTCTGACCGCTTCGCCGGAACTGGCAGAATTCATTGCCAAATGGTCGAAACAGATGGACCCGGCTTACGCTCTCAGGCAAATTCCCGTTATCGGCTACGCCTTCAAACTCTTACTGCTTCCCATCAACCTGAGTTTCGATCATGCCTTCCCTGAAACATGGTTCGCCCGTTCCTATCAATGGAGCCTGCTACTGATCGTTTTGATTGCGTCGGCATGGATTACGACTCGCGCGCAGATCACGGAGCGCCCTCACTTGAAGATCATCCCCTTTGGAATTGCCTGGATTCTATTAGCGATGGCGCCGACCCATTCCTTCCTGCCGCGACTCGACTTGCTGAGCGAACGCAATTTATACACAGCAGGTTTTGGAGCGTCCCTGGTTCTCGCAACCCTTCTTTACCTGTGCGGCGCCGCATTCGAGCGAATGTTCGCGAATCGAGGTCGCGCCCTGCGCTGGGCCTTCCTGCTCACACTTCCTATCCTGTTTTCAGCGTTAACCGTCGAAAGAAATCTGGTCTACAGGTCGCAAGCCTCGCTCTGGCAGGACGTGCTGGACAAAGCGCCGGGGAAGCCCAGAGCCTTGCACAATCTCGGGCATTTTTATTTGAAGCAAGACGATTATGAAAACGCCTATGTCGTTTTCAACAAACTCTCCATTGCCAAAACAACGCCTTTCTACCTTTCGCAAGCGCGCGCCAATCTCGGCCTGATCTATCAATCCCGTCAGGACATCAATCGAGCGCGTCAGGAATTCGAAAAAGCGATCGATCTCGATCCCACCAATCCGCTCAGTTATTACAATCTCGGGACGCAATACGCCAACCAGCAACAATACTCCCCGGCGCTGGACTATTTTTTAAAGGCGGAAGAACGCTACAGGAATTATCGCTGGGGTTACGCTCCGCCCAGCCACCTTCCACTTTATATCGCCGATGTGCGTTTCCATCTTCAACACTGGCAGTTAGCGGATCAACTCCTGATCGAGTTTCAAAAGAAATATCCTGAAGACTCCCAGTCCCACAATCTGCGCGCGCGCATCCACATCGCCCTCGGCAACGACGCTATCGCTCGGAGATTCATTGCCCAATTGAACAAGACGCCTGCGCTTCAACTGGAATTGTTCAACGAACTCGGACTGCATTTTATCAAATCCGAACAATTCGACGAAGCCGCCAAGGCATTCAAAGACGCCCTGCGGATCGACTCCAAGGATTTTGCCGCCAATTACAACCTCGGAAAACTATTGTCTCGCCCCGAAAATCAGGGAAAATTCAAGGAACAAGCGCGCAATTATCTGGAGCAGGCGCGCGCCGTCAACTCCATTCCCGAAATGGATGCAACCCTTGATCATCTGTTGAAAAATTTAGCCCAATAA
- a CDS encoding tetratricopeptide repeat protein gives MLFSSPIRFCSIALLSGLLLTASIPSAFAQTFDSGEPYNRQVIELYQQGKFEEALAPALKGVEIRKVELQSDHPNLGVSLNNLALVQAALGNYKEARTLFRDSLKILESSLGADHLKVAASLDNHGLIYSYLGEFQKAEALHLHSLKMRENKLGPFHSNIAVSANYLAGVYESQGELKKAEPWEIRSLEVSEKTLGKNHPNVAASLNNLALLYANMGEYDLAVPLYRRALIISEKVFGPDHPNIAIALNNLADMLEKKGDYAKAEPLFAKAFEIRNRHFQKENSERRVAQNSVDRVREKIERIKEQYIGSVTLEEE, from the coding sequence ATGCTATTTTCTTCACCCATTCGATTCTGCTCTATTGCCCTGCTGTCTGGCCTGTTGTTGACCGCTTCCATCCCATCCGCATTTGCCCAGACCTTTGACAGTGGAGAACCTTACAATCGCCAGGTGATCGAGTTGTACCAACAGGGTAAATTTGAAGAAGCGCTCGCTCCCGCCTTGAAAGGCGTCGAAATAAGAAAAGTAGAACTTCAATCCGACCACCCCAATCTGGGAGTTTCACTCAATAATCTGGCGCTGGTTCAGGCCGCTTTGGGAAATTACAAGGAAGCGCGAACGCTGTTCAGGGATTCCTTGAAAATTCTGGAGTCCAGTCTGGGAGCCGACCATTTGAAAGTCGCCGCTTCTCTGGACAATCACGGTTTGATCTATTCGTATCTCGGGGAATTTCAAAAAGCCGAAGCGCTACACCTGCATTCGTTGAAAATGCGGGAAAACAAGCTGGGGCCGTTTCACTCGAACATCGCCGTTTCGGCAAATTACCTGGCCGGCGTTTATGAATCGCAGGGCGAGTTGAAAAAAGCCGAGCCTTGGGAAATCCGTTCTCTGGAAGTCAGCGAAAAAACCCTTGGCAAGAATCATCCCAACGTCGCCGCTTCCTTGAACAATCTGGCCCTTCTCTATGCCAACATGGGAGAATACGATCTGGCGGTTCCGCTCTATCGACGCGCTTTAATCATCAGCGAAAAAGTCTTCGGCCCGGATCATCCCAACATCGCCATCGCCTTGAACAATCTTGCCGACATGCTGGAGAAAAAAGGCGACTACGCCAAAGCCGAACCCCTGTTCGCCAAGGCTTTTGAAATCCGCAACCGGCACTTCCAGAAAGAAAATTCAGAACGCCGCGTGGCTCAAAACAGCGTTGATCGCGTGAGAGAGAAAATCGAACGAATCAAAGAGCAGTACATCGGTTCCGTTACTCTTGAAGAGGAGTGA
- a CDS encoding glycosyltransferase family 2 protein translates to MSDADKLAVIIVNWNSGAYLRQCLEALANQSRTPDRVLVVDNASSDDSASSLLANFPKVEFLFQKDNLGFAAGNNLAVSMASDCRWVAFLNPDAFPEPDWLEALLRAAADHPECSSFGSRMRMHGTTDLLDGTGDVYHISGMAWRRDHGVAESATDRQAGEIFSPCAAAALFSREAFLEAGGFDVSYFCYFEDVDLGFRLRLAGRQSYYVKDAIVSHVGSGTTARDSDFAVYHGARNLVWTYVKNMPGYLFWVYLPQHLAANIAALVWYSLRGQTGTIIKAKCDALAGLPRIWKERQVQAKLRKISMSELRRMLKKGWVLPYSKAKRGV, encoded by the coding sequence ATGAGCGACGCCGACAAACTCGCGGTCATCATCGTGAACTGGAATTCCGGCGCTTATCTCCGCCAATGTCTGGAGGCTTTAGCGAATCAGTCGCGAACGCCGGACCGGGTTCTGGTGGTGGACAACGCCAGCTCCGACGATTCCGCCTCCAGCCTGCTGGCGAATTTCCCGAAGGTGGAATTTTTATTTCAGAAAGACAATCTGGGTTTTGCCGCCGGAAACAATCTCGCGGTGTCGATGGCGTCTGATTGTCGCTGGGTGGCGTTTTTGAATCCCGACGCATTTCCCGAACCCGACTGGCTTGAAGCTCTGCTTCGCGCGGCGGCGGATCATCCTGAATGTTCGTCATTCGGTAGTCGAATGCGCATGCATGGGACGACTGATTTGTTGGATGGGACGGGCGATGTCTATCATATCAGCGGCATGGCCTGGCGGAGGGACCACGGCGTGGCTGAATCTGCGACCGACCGACAAGCGGGCGAAATTTTTTCGCCCTGCGCGGCGGCGGCCTTGTTTTCGAGAGAAGCGTTTCTTGAGGCAGGAGGCTTCGACGTTTCTTATTTTTGTTATTTTGAAGATGTCGATCTGGGATTTCGTTTACGGCTGGCGGGGCGCCAAAGTTATTACGTGAAAGACGCGATCGTCTCTCATGTCGGTTCGGGAACCACAGCGCGAGACAGCGATTTCGCGGTGTACCACGGCGCTCGCAACCTGGTCTGGACCTACGTCAAGAACATGCCGGGTTATTTGTTCTGGGTTTATCTTCCGCAACATTTAGCGGCGAATATCGCGGCGCTGGTCTGGTATTCCCTGCGAGGTCAGACGGGAACCATCATCAAAGCGAAATGCGACGCTCTCGCGGGTCTGCCGCGTATTTGGAAGGAGCGTCAAGTACAGGCGAAACTCCGCAAGATTTCCATGTCGGAGCTCCGGCGCATGTTGAAGAAAGGCTGGGTTTTGCCCTACTCAAAGGCGAAACGGGGCGTTTAG
- a CDS encoding HAD family hydrolase, with the protein MTTNATQNSNAVSASREGLTFCKLWRLLSIPFSPRKLSPWFAVDSIAEIDIQRLINDGIQGVLLDADGVLASHRSRVFPEPSLAFVREMMTMGLRVAIYTNADESRFQQFEGVPVVKNVPAKPDRKGFEIAAREYLNVQDFSRVCMVGDNFVTDGGAVEAGMRFVHVKPIAGCEKPIHRWTRRLAYECARLYFPGKFRTRSGLSS; encoded by the coding sequence ATGACAACGAACGCCACCCAAAATTCCAACGCCGTTTCAGCAAGTCGGGAAGGGCTGACTTTTTGCAAGCTCTGGAGATTGCTTTCCATCCCCTTCAGTCCGCGCAAGCTGTCTCCCTGGTTTGCAGTCGATTCCATCGCAGAGATTGATATCCAGCGCTTGATAAACGACGGGATTCAGGGGGTCTTGCTCGATGCCGACGGCGTGCTCGCATCGCATCGGAGCCGTGTGTTTCCTGAACCGTCGCTGGCCTTTGTTCGCGAGATGATGACAATGGGACTCCGGGTCGCAATTTACACCAATGCGGATGAAAGCCGTTTTCAGCAGTTTGAGGGGGTTCCCGTGGTGAAAAACGTACCCGCCAAGCCGGATCGAAAGGGATTTGAAATTGCGGCTCGCGAGTATTTGAATGTTCAGGATTTTTCGAGGGTGTGCATGGTGGGCGATAATTTTGTCACCGACGGCGGAGCGGTCGAGGCCGGGATGCGATTTGTGCATGTGAAACCCATCGCCGGGTGCGAAAAGCCGATTCACAGATGGACGCGCCGTCTGGCCTATGAATGCGCGCGGTTGTATTTTCCTGGGAAATTTCGAACTCGTTCCGGGCTTTCCTCATGA
- a CDS encoding DegT/DnrJ/EryC1/StrS family aminotransferase → MADVIRSGHFILGGKVKEMESQVASYCETPHAVGVSSGTDALIISLMAAGVGPGDEVITTPFTFFATVGAIARLGATPVFVDIEPNSFNIDPALIEERITPKTKAILPVHLYGQCANMDAINKLASAHKLTVIEDAAQAIGSKYQNRPAGSLGDYGCFSFFPTKNLGGFGDGGLVTVKDEALYKQLSILRVHGAEPKYYHQVVGGNFRIDAIQAAVVSAKLKYLDGWIRRRQENAARYTSMIRKAGLSERIDTPACVEPGHSYNQYVVRIPKDRDAMRTFLGERGVASEIYYPVPLHLQECFASLGYKKGDFPHAEDAADQVLALPISHEVTEQQQTHVVNMLKAFYQ, encoded by the coding sequence ATGGCCGACGTCATTCGCTCAGGGCATTTCATTCTCGGCGGCAAGGTCAAGGAAATGGAATCGCAAGTCGCCAGTTATTGCGAGACTCCCCACGCGGTCGGCGTCTCATCGGGCACCGACGCCCTGATCATTTCCCTGATGGCCGCAGGCGTTGGCCCCGGCGATGAAGTCATCACCACTCCTTTCACCTTCTTCGCCACCGTGGGAGCGATTGCCAGACTGGGCGCGACTCCCGTGTTTGTCGATATCGAACCGAACAGCTTCAACATCGACCCCGCTCTCATTGAAGAACGCATCACGCCAAAGACGAAAGCAATTCTTCCCGTCCATTTATACGGTCAATGCGCCAATATGGACGCCATCAACAAGCTGGCATCAGCGCACAAGCTGACGGTCATTGAAGACGCCGCACAGGCGATCGGATCGAAATATCAAAACCGTCCCGCCGGATCGCTGGGCGACTACGGCTGTTTCTCTTTCTTCCCGACAAAAAATCTCGGCGGTTTTGGCGACGGCGGTCTGGTGACGGTCAAGGACGAGGCCCTCTACAAACAGCTTTCCATACTCCGCGTTCACGGCGCAGAGCCTAAATATTATCATCAGGTGGTCGGCGGCAACTTCCGCATCGACGCGATTCAAGCCGCCGTGGTTTCCGCAAAATTGAAATATCTGGACGGCTGGATTCGACGACGTCAGGAAAACGCCGCGCGTTATACCAGCATGATCCGCAAGGCCGGGTTGTCTGAACGCATTGACACGCCCGCCTGCGTCGAGCCTGGGCATTCTTACAATCAGTATGTGGTGCGGATTCCAAAAGACCGCGACGCGATGCGAACCTTTCTTGGCGAACGCGGCGTGGCCTCCGAAATCTATTACCCCGTCCCTCTGCATCTACAGGAATGTTTCGCTTCGCTGGGATACAAAAAAGGCGACTTCCCTCATGCCGAGGACGCCGCCGATCAGGTTCTTGCCTTACCGATCTCGCACGAGGTCACCGAGCAACAACAGACGCATGTCGTCAATATGCTCAAGGCGTTTTATCAATGA